Below is a window of Pseudomonas eucalypticola DNA.
GCCTGGGCCTGGGCGTGGGCATCGTCGCCAAGATGGCGGTGGACACCAAGCTGGACAACGACCTGGTGATGCTGGACGCGGACCACCTGTTCGAAGCGAGCATCACCAAGATCGGCTTCCGCCGTGGCACGTTCCTGCGTGGCTTCATGTGCGACTTCATTGAAAAGTTCGCCCCGCATTTGACCCGTGATGTCATGGCCAAGGCCATCCAGTGCCACAACAAGCAAGAGCTGGAGGAGCTGTTCGACGGCGTGGAGCTGCCGGTCCACTGAAATGTCGGCGCCCTGTGGGCGACCATGAAAAAACCGGCCAATCTGGCCGGTTTTTTTGTTCAGGCTTTCTGGATCAGGTTGCCGGCGTGCAGCCCGCATTCCTTCTGGGTGGCTTCCTCCCACCACCAGCGGCCTTCGCGTTCGTGCTGGTTCGGCAGCACCGGGCGGGTGCAGGGCTCGCAGCCGATGCTGATGAAACCGCGTTCGTGCAAACTGTTGTACGGCAGTTCGAGCATGCGGATGTAGCCCCAGATTTCCTCGCTGGTCATCTGCGCCAATGGGTTGAACTTGTACAAGGTGCGTTCGGGTGTCGAGAACGCGCCGTCGACTTCCATCACCGAGACCTGGCTGCGGGTGCCCGGGCTCTGGTCGCGGCGCTGGCCGGTGGCCCAGGCGCTGACGGTGGACAGTTTGCGGCGCAGCGGCTCGATCTTGCGGATGCCGCAGCATTCGCCATGGCCGTCACGGTAGAAACTGAACAGGCCCTTTTCCTTGACGAACGGCTCCAGCCTGGTGTGGTCGGGCGACACCAGTTCGATGGCAATCTTGTAGTGTTCACGCACCTGGTCGATGAACCGGTAGGTTTCCGGATGCAGGCGGCCGGTGTCGAGGCTGAACACCTTGACGTTCTTGTTCAGCTTCCACGCCATGTCCACCAGCACCACGTCCTCGGCACCGCTGAAGGAGATCCACAGGTCATCGCCGAAGTGCTCGAAGGCGAGCTTCAGGATGTCCTGGGCGGACTTGTTGGCATAAGTCGCGGCGAGTTCGGCGACGTCGAGGTTCAGGCTCATCAGGCGGCTTCCTAGTTCATTCGGCGCTTGGGCGCTCATTTGTGACCGATGGTAACAAAACGGGCAGCGGCAAGCTTCAACCATTCAGTCTGAGGCCAGCCTGCCGCTTTCGGCTTACAGCTGTATCAGGGTATCCATCAACACCTGGACCTTGAACACCGATTCGGCATATTCGTCTTCCCAGCGCGAATCGGCGACGATGGCGCCCCCGCCCCAGCAACTCACTTGCCCGTCCTTCACCAGCAGGCTGCGGATGGCGATGGAACTGTCCATGTGCCCGCGCACGTCCAGGTACAGCAGCGAGCCGCAATACAGGGCGCGGCGGGTGGGTTCCAGTTCGTCGATGATCTGCATCGAGCGGATCTTCGGTGCGCCGGTGATGGAACCGCCGGGAAAACTCCCGGCAATCAGGTCCAGGCAGTCCTTGCCCTCGGCCAGTTCGCCCACCACGGCGCTGACCATGTGGTGCACGTTGGGGTAGCTCTCCAGGGCGAACAGCTCGGGCACGCGCACCGAGCCGATGCGGCAGGTGCGCCCCAGGTCGTTGCGCAGCAGGTCGACGATCATCAGGTTTTCCGCGCGGTCCTTGACGCTGGCCAGCAGCTCGCGGCCGTTGGCGGCATCGCGCTCGGGGTCCCTGTCGCGCAGGCGGGTGCCTTTGATGGGGCGGGTTTCCACCTGGTGGTCGTGGACTTGAATGAAGCGTTCGGGCGACAGGCTGAGGATCGCGCTGCCGTCTTCCAGGCTCAGGTAGCCCGAAAACGGCGTGGGGCAGGCTTCACGCAGGGCACGGTAGGCCGTCCAGGGGTCGCCGTGGCAAGGCGCGCGAAAGCGCTGGGTCTGGTTGACCTGGTAGCAGTCGCCCGCGGCGATATAGGCCTGGATGCGTTCGAACGCCAGGCGGTACTGTTCAGGGCTCAGGTCCGGGCGCATGGGGGCGCCGAGCTTGAACGGCGCCCCCCGCGGGTCAGCGGGCTGTTGAAACAGTTCCAGCAGGCGCAGGCGCTCGTCGGCCTCCAGGGTCGGGTGGAAGACCAGTTGGCTGGTCTCGCGCTGGTGGTCGCTGATCAGTGCCCAGCCGTACAGGCCCAGGTGGGCGTCGGGCAGGTGCAGGTCGTCCGCGGCGAGGCTGGGCAGGTGCTCCAGGCGGCGGCCGAAGTCGTAGCTCAGGTAGCCGATCAGGCCGCCGGCGAAAGGCAGGTCCAGGCCGTCGGGCAGCTGTGCTTCGCCCAGTCGGGCCAGCGCGACACGCAAGCGTTGCAGGAAGGCTTCGCCGTTCTCCTCGGGTTCGGCGCGCAGCACCGCCAGGGGCCAGGCGCTGAGGATGTCGAAACGCCCGCGCTCGGCGGCGGGTTTGGCGCTGTCGAGCAGAATCGCCCCCGGCGCATGGCGGACCGTGGAAAACCAGGCGGCGGGGTCGGGGCGGTAGGGCAGGGGGTGTACAAAACAGATGGACATGTGGCTGATACGGCACCAGGCAGGCGAGGGGGCGATTGTAGTCCTGTCGTCACAAACTGTGTAGCGGCGACTACCTGGGCGGCCGAGGCGCTTTCATGCAGTGGGCACATGCCCGAACAACCCCTGGGTAAAGCGCACTCGCTCTTCGGGGGTTTCCACCCGGCTTTCGCTGGCCAGTTCCGCCAGGCGCGCTTCCACCGCCTGGGTGCGGTGGGTCAGGCCGCAGTCGTTGGCGATCTGGATGTTCAGCCCGGGGCGGGCGTTGAGTTCCAGGATCAGCGGGCCTTTTTCCTGGTCCAGCACCATGTCCACCCCGATGTAGCCCAGGCCGCACAGCTCGAAGCAACCGGCGGCCAGCTTCATGAAGCCGTCCCAGTTGGGCAGTTGTACGCCGTCCACCGCGTTGGTGGTGTCCGGGTGCTTGCTGATAATGGTGTTCAGCCAGGTGCCGCGCAGGGTCACGCCGGTGGCCAGGTCCACGCCCACGCCGATGGCGCCCTGGTGCAGGTTGGCCTTGCCGTTGGACTGGCGCGTGGGCAGGCGCAGCATGGCCATCACCGGGTAGCCCATCAGCACGATGATGCGGATGTCCGGCACGCCTTCGTAGCTGATGCTGCGAAAGATCTGGTCCGGGGTGACGCGGTATTCGATCAATGCCCGGTCACGGTGGCCGCCCAGGGAATACAGGCCGGTGAGGATGCTGGAGATCTGGTGTTCGATCTCGTCATGGCTGATCAGGCGCCCCGACACCGTGCGGTAGCGGTCCTCGAAACGGTCGGCGACCACCAGGATGCCGTCACCGCCCGCGCCCTGGGCCGGCTTGATGACGAAGTCGCTGCGCCCGCCGATGATGCCTTTGAGCCCGGCGATTTCCTTTTCGGTGGAAATCACCCCGTACATTTCCGGCACATGGATGCCTGCGGCGATGGCCCGCGCCTTGGTGATGATCTTGTCATCGACGATGGGGTACAGGCTGCGCTTGTTGTACTTGAGTACGTAATCGGCGTTGCGCCGGTTGATGCCCATGATGCCCCGCGCCTGCAGGGCCTTCCAGGTCTTGATCAGGCCGAACATTCAACTGTCCGCCTTGACGAAGGCGCGAAAGCGCAGCAGTTCGGTCAGCCGGTAGCCGCGGTAGCGCCCCATGGCCAGCATGAAACCCACCATGATCAGCAGAATGGCCGGGAAGGTGAAGACGAAGTACACCAGGTCCGGCACGGTCATCAGCAGGTGAGCCAGGGACGCGGCGAACAAGGTGCCTATGGCGACCTTCATGGCATGGCTGGCGCCGCGCTCTTCCCAGGTGATGGACAGGCGCTCGATGGTCATGGTCAGGATCACCATGGGGAACAGCGCCACCGACAGGCCGCGTTCCAGTCCCAGTTTGTGGCTGAACAGGCTGATGGCGGCGATCAGCACCACCACGAAGGTCAGGACCACGGAAAGCCGTGGCAGCATCTGCAATTTCAGGTGTTCAAGGTAAGAGCGCAGGGTCAGGCCCAGGGCCGTGATCACCGTGAACAGGGCGATGCCGAAGCCCAGCTGGGTCTCGCGGAAGGCCAGGGCGATCAGCACCGGGGTGAAGGTACCCAGGGTCTGCAGGCCGATCAGGTTGCGCAGGATCAGGATCACCAGCACGCCGATGGGGATCATCACCATGATCATGAAGGTCTGCTGGGTCTGCAGCGGCAGGCTGTACAGCGAGTATTCGAGGAAGTCGGCGTCAGTGTTCTCGTCGGTCAGCTTGGCCAGGCGAATGGCGTTCATTTCGCTGTTGTTCAGCGTAAACGTCACCAGGGCCTTTTTCCCCCCTTCCACGCTGATCAGGTTTTCATCACCGGTCCACCACAGCAGGCGGTCACTGGGCAGGCCCTGCTCGCCGGTGTCGGGGTTGAAGTACAGCCACTGGCTGCCATTGAAGCTGCGCAGCCACAATTCAGGCGCCTGGGGCTGGTCGGCCACCAGGCGGATGGTGTGTACCTTTTCCAAGGGCACGTGGGCGATCGACAGCAGCAGGTCGACGATGGCCGCCTTGTGCGGCGTGGAGGGGTCGCCGGCCAGCAGCAGCTTGACGTTGTCGTCGCTGAGGTTGTTGACCCGCTTGATGGTTTCGCTGACGAAGGTTTCGACGTCCGCCGAATGCTGGCGAATGGGGGCCAGCAGCGCCTCGGCGGCAATCTTTTCCGGACCGTCGATGGCCATGCTGTCACGGAAGGTCGGCCCCTTGACCTTGGGTTTTTCGCTGCTGTAGCGCTTGGTCAGCACCAGGCGGTAGTACAGGGTCTGGTTGCCGCTGGCCCGGCGCGCCGACCAGGTGACCTTGCGGTTGCCGTCCACGCGGTTGACGTTCACCCCGTAGTTGTTGGAAATGAAGCTTTCGTTGAGGCTGACGAAGTCGCGGGTCAGCGGCGGCACGAACATCTGGATCTTGACCGGGTCCTTGGTGCTGGCGACGAACTCGACCTTGGCGTCGATGTTCCACAGGTCGTCGGTCTCGTCTTCGGTCATGGGAATGCCGAGCACGAAAATCTGATAGGCCGTGATCGCCAGGCCCAGGGTGACCAGGACGGCGATAAGGACTTTCAGGTGGAGGGTAAGCGAGCGCATTGAGGTTACTCTGCGGTATGAGCGTCGTTGCTGCAGGCAGGCTTGCCGGCTGCGTATTTTAGACTGGGGTCGACCAGGGCGTTGAAATGCTTGAGCGCGTCGCTGCCGATCAACAGGGGGTACTGGAAGGCGCTGCGGTCGGTCAGGTTGACTTCGATGGAGCGCAGCTCGGTGCCCATGCACACGTCCAGGTTGATCACCGGGCGTGCGGTGTAATGCTCGCCCTGCTCGGGGTCGTAGTCGCCAGCCCGACGCTTGATATGGCTGACCCGGGCCAGCGGGCGTTCGATGGGGTGGCTGTGGGCCGAGTCGATGGCCAGGTAGAAGCGCACCCAGTGTTCGCCGTTGCGCTTGAAGCGCTTGATGTCGCGCGCACTGAGCGAGGCGGTCTTGGCGCCGGTGTCGAGCTTGGCCGCCACTTGCAGGTCGATGTCGTCCAGGCGGGCGTATTCGTTGAGGCCGTAGGTGGTCTTTTCCGCGGCCGTGGCCAGGCCTGGCACGAAAAACAGGCAGAAAAGGCTATGCAGAGGCTTGATGGTCATGGTTCCCGGTGGTTGGCCCCACATGGCGGGCCGCGCATTCTAGCATGATGGTTTTATGACGCCAGCGCAGGGGCGCGGGGGGCGCCATGTTGACCCGCGCCGAGGCCGAAGGTTGCGTGGGGTGGCGTTTTTACTAGGCTGTGGTGATCCGTCTCGGCGGTCTTCAGCGCAGCTGACCGGTGGCAGCGGCCATGAGGCCAGCACCGTACGTTCCGGTCGATCCCCAGGAGTACCCCCATGAGTCTCAACGCCGACAGCAACAACCGCCCCGATTACGAGCTTTTGTTGCAGGAGATTGCCGACTATGTACTCGGGTATGGCGTCGATTCTGCCGAAGCGCTGGTCACCGCCCGTTACTGTCTGATGGACACCCTCGGCTGTGGCCTGCTGGCCCTGCGCTTTCCCGAATGCACCAAGCACCTGGGGCCGCTGGTGGAGGGTACCGTGGTGCCAAACGGCGCGCGGGTGCCGGGCACAGCCTGGCGCCTGGACCCGGTCAAGGCGGCCTGGGACATCGGCTGTATCGTGCGCTGGCTGGATTACAACGACACCTGGCTGGCGGCGGAGTGGGGGCATCCGTCGGACAACCTGGGGGCCATCCTGGCGGTAGCCGACCACTTGTCCCAGCGCCGTGTGGCCGATGGCGAGCCCCCGCTGCCCATGCGCCGGGTACTGGAGGCGATGATCATGGCCCACGAGATCCAGGGTGTGCTGGCGCTGGAGAACGCGTTCAACCGCGTGGGCCTGGACCATGTGTTGCTGGTGAAGGTCGCCAGCACCGCGGTCAGCGCCTGGCTGATGGGGGCCAGCCGCGATCAGCTGCTGTCGGCGCTGTCCCACGCCTTCGTCGACGGCCAGGC
It encodes the following:
- a CDS encoding phosphoadenylyl-sulfate reductase → MSLNLDVAELAATYANKSAQDILKLAFEHFGDDLWISFSGAEDVVLVDMAWKLNKNVKVFSLDTGRLHPETYRFIDQVREHYKIAIELVSPDHTRLEPFVKEKGLFSFYRDGHGECCGIRKIEPLRRKLSTVSAWATGQRRDQSPGTRSQVSVMEVDGAFSTPERTLYKFNPLAQMTSEEIWGYIRMLELPYNSLHERGFISIGCEPCTRPVLPNQHEREGRWWWEEATQKECGLHAGNLIQKA
- the pabB gene encoding aminodeoxychorismate synthase component I, which codes for MSICFVHPLPYRPDPAAWFSTVRHAPGAILLDSAKPAAERGRFDILSAWPLAVLRAEPEENGEAFLQRLRVALARLGEAQLPDGLDLPFAGGLIGYLSYDFGRRLEHLPSLAADDLHLPDAHLGLYGWALISDHQRETSQLVFHPTLEADERLRLLELFQQPADPRGAPFKLGAPMRPDLSPEQYRLAFERIQAYIAAGDCYQVNQTQRFRAPCHGDPWTAYRALREACPTPFSGYLSLEDGSAILSLSPERFIQVHDHQVETRPIKGTRLRDRDPERDAANGRELLASVKDRAENLMIVDLLRNDLGRTCRIGSVRVPELFALESYPNVHHMVSAVVGELAEGKDCLDLIAGSFPGGSITGAPKIRSMQIIDELEPTRRALYCGSLLYLDVRGHMDSSIAIRSLLVKDGQVSCWGGGAIVADSRWEDEYAESVFKVQVLMDTLIQL
- a CDS encoding alpha-L-glutamate ligase-like protein translates to MFGLIKTWKALQARGIMGINRRNADYVLKYNKRSLYPIVDDKIITKARAIAAGIHVPEMYGVISTEKEIAGLKGIIGGRSDFVIKPAQGAGGDGILVVADRFEDRYRTVSGRLISHDEIEHQISSILTGLYSLGGHRDRALIEYRVTPDQIFRSISYEGVPDIRIIVLMGYPVMAMLRLPTRQSNGKANLHQGAIGVGVDLATGVTLRGTWLNTIISKHPDTTNAVDGVQLPNWDGFMKLAAGCFELCGLGYIGVDMVLDQEKGPLILELNARPGLNIQIANDCGLTHRTQAVEARLAELASESRVETPEERVRFTQGLFGHVPTA
- a CDS encoding inactive transglutaminase family protein; this encodes MRSLTLHLKVLIAVLVTLGLAITAYQIFVLGIPMTEDETDDLWNIDAKVEFVASTKDPVKIQMFVPPLTRDFVSLNESFISNNYGVNVNRVDGNRKVTWSARRASGNQTLYYRLVLTKRYSSEKPKVKGPTFRDSMAIDGPEKIAAEALLAPIRQHSADVETFVSETIKRVNNLSDDNVKLLLAGDPSTPHKAAIVDLLLSIAHVPLEKVHTIRLVADQPQAPELWLRSFNGSQWLYFNPDTGEQGLPSDRLLWWTGDENLISVEGGKKALVTFTLNNSEMNAIRLAKLTDENTDADFLEYSLYSLPLQTQQTFMIMVMIPIGVLVILILRNLIGLQTLGTFTPVLIALAFRETQLGFGIALFTVITALGLTLRSYLEHLKLQMLPRLSVVLTFVVVLIAAISLFSHKLGLERGLSVALFPMVILTMTIERLSITWEERGASHAMKVAIGTLFAASLAHLLMTVPDLVYFVFTFPAILLIMVGFMLAMGRYRGYRLTELLRFRAFVKADS
- a CDS encoding ATP-dependent zinc protease family protein, whose protein sequence is MTIKPLHSLFCLFFVPGLATAAEKTTYGLNEYARLDDIDLQVAAKLDTGAKTASLSARDIKRFKRNGEHWVRFYLAIDSAHSHPIERPLARVSHIKRRAGDYDPEQGEHYTARPVINLDVCMGTELRSIEVNLTDRSAFQYPLLIGSDALKHFNALVDPSLKYAAGKPACSNDAHTAE